In Helicobacter mastomyrinus, a single genomic region encodes these proteins:
- a CDS encoding RBBP9/YdeN family alpha/beta hydrolase, which produces MQVYITHGFEAYPQKHWFMWLKNELAKKGISTTIPAMPNADNPAPNEWLATLQQEAQNINTHSYFIGHSLGCIATLNFLNTLPDSARIGGTILISGFDTPLSIYPQLNAFIDGKLNYDKLCALTTNRLVISARNDTIVPSHLSHTLAQNLKATFVQTHTGGHFMQDDGFTSFPLLLHYLNYFLDY; this is translated from the coding sequence ATGCAAGTTTATATCACGCACGGCTTTGAAGCCTATCCGCAAAAGCATTGGTTTATGTGGCTTAAAAATGAGTTAGCCAAAAAAGGCATTTCTACCACTATCCCCGCTATGCCCAATGCGGACAATCCTGCCCCGAATGAGTGGCTTGCCACCCTGCAACAAGAAGCCCAAAATATCAATACGCATAGCTATTTTATCGGGCATAGCCTTGGCTGCATTGCGACTTTAAATTTTCTTAATACCCTGCCAGATTCTGCACGTATTGGCGGAACTATCTTGATTTCGGGCTTTGATACGCCTTTAAGCATTTACCCACAGCTTAATGCCTTTATTGATGGGAAGCTAAATTATGACAAGCTTTGCGCCTTAACGACTAATCGCCTTGTGATTTCCGCACGTAATGATACTATTGTGCCTTCGCATTTAAGCCACACTCTAGCACAAAATCTTAAAGCCACATTTGTGCAAACCCACACAGGAGGGCACTTTATGCAAGATGATGGATTTACAAGCTTCCCGCTATTGCTACATTATCTTAATTACTTTCTTGATTATTGA